The DNA segment TCTGACAAGCTTAAACACATATGACCCAGGCCCGAGCtggatttgcccatttgaggtcgaacagatcttaatcgaggtgttctcgaccaagaacacttcgattaaggtctattagaccccaaccttccgTTTAAATCTAAGCGGGCTCCaaaaattcttgtgttctagggttcgaacctTCAGATTTgaggttttgggatttgtgggtagattcggaccaaaccaagcttggtttagtCACGAGTGAGGCTAGGGTAAAGGCTGGTGTGAATCTgaggtgggttggtgtagatcggggttttgctcgaaccttcaaacaaAGATTCGAGGCGATGAGggatgattcgaggcaaggggataacagatccatgttcagggtggtgaggtgcatcaggggtgttactcTAGTGGTCACcagcgttgttgccgccgggtttacggtgagagTGCACAGGGGCAGCTAGGGTTTGGGAGGTTTGGGCTTGGGTTTGGTTTTGGGACGATGAAGGGGGTGTTcggatgggggcgtggggtaagggttGGAGTTTATATACGTAGTgggtggttagatcctggccgttggatgaagtgagatcgagggccaggatctttcacttaatgaggaacggtgtcgttccaCCTAAAAGGAGGTTGGGCTGGTCcagggttgaacgggtcgggcaTATGGGAATGGCCTGAGGCCGTTGGATGGGATTGGGTTTAACGGTTGAGATTAGACGGCCCTATACACGTCATTTGAGTAAGTGAttggcctgatctgggccgttcctcTGAATCAATCAACGGCTCAAAAGGGTGatgcctatacggcgtcgtttggggcatCTCTAAGAAGACCTggttggactgggtcatttgtattggtttgggcctaatttcatttgaatttttggcccaaatccaatattttccttcttataatttaaataaaattcctaactaaattgtaaaatcaagacaaaaccatacaaatattaattaatacttaaacaacaataatcactcacattaaacatttaattaaaacaaaatcactcaatgacaacaaatagaataaaagatgcatatttttgtgatttttccttttaaaaccaaattatggtttgattaattcctaatagtagaacgataTCCTAAAACTCAcatgcgacatatattttttgtatttttattcgacaaaactaaacaatcacaaacaaaactacaaataactgcCAAAAGTGCCACGTAAACTCCAAAAATTGTATaacaaaaccatttgttttatttttcgatttcttttggagtaattgtcgtgtaaacaaaaatcgaCTCACAACTGTATCTAGTATATGTCTATGTTTTCTCTCAATTACCCCATTTTGTTGGGGAGTATAAGCACAACTACTTTGATGTATAATACCATAGTGTTCAAGTAATTCAACACATTTTTTACTAAAAAACTCTCCTCCATTATCAGTTCTAATAGTCTTAATTAATGGCTACATAAAATTGTGTTCTTAGCATAGAGAGAAACCTTTGTAACATAACAATTACATCATTTTTCATCTGTAGTAAATGTACCCAAGTATACCTAGAATGATCATCCACAACCGTTAGAAAGTTGTATTTTCTATCATGTATGGGAAACTTGTATGGTTCCCAAACATCCATGTGTAAAAGTATTAAAGGACTACTACTTCTTTTAACATTTCTAGGAAAAACTAGTCTGCTTTGCTTAGCTAAAGGACATACAGAACAATCTTTATTCTCATCAAGATCTTTAAGCTGTAAGGAGTCTATGTATTTCATTGAACTAACAGAGGTGTGACCTAATCTTTTATGTCAAAGAATGTCATTTACTTCTGGTTTCTAGACTGCTGCAACTGATGTTTGCCTCAAACTTCTAGCAATGTGCTCATCCTTCACCATATTCAGGCCTCCCCTTTCCTTACCAATCCCCTTCATCCTGCCACTCTAAAGGTCCTGAAATACACAAAAGTCAGGATAGAGGTGAACGGAGCAACTGAGTTCTTTTGTGAGCTTTAACACAGACAACAAATTGAATTTGAAGTCAGGAACATATAAAACATTCTTAATCTCCATGTCCTTAAGAAATGTTGCACTGCCAATGTGAGATATATTTGTCTTCTCACCAATAGGTACGTGAACTTGATCTCTACCAGTTTTCAACTCAGTCTTAGAGTGTAGTATATCTAGGGAAGTAGCTATGTGATGAGCACCAGAATCAACTATCCATTCTTTACTAGGATTATTAGTCATTAGTGTAGTAGCAATACCTGCCATGTTGACTTGTGGAACTGTGGTGTCTTTATTCAGCATATCCAGAATTTGTCTATATTTATTCTCAATGAAGAAGTGCCCTCCTGCAGGACCATTATTGTATGTTCTTCCTCCAGCCATGTGTGCCTGTTCCTCATGCTCAACATTACCAGTTGCACAATTGGCCACAACCTTCCTTTTAGCATTGAAATCTGTAGGATAGCCTATCAACTTATAGAAATTTTCTTTCAAGTGTCCAGTTATCTTACAGTAGTCACATTTCATGAATGGCTTTTTCCCTTTGTACCCTTGTCCTCATCCAGTTTGCATAGCAATAGGATTTCTTCTATCTCCTAAGGCTGGATATGGACTTGATCTTTGGCTTTCATCCTCAATTATCAACACATAAGCTTGGTTTAAAGGTTTTCATCAGAATCTGCCTCCTTGCCTGCTTATAGGTCTCATTTAAACCACTGAGAAACTGAAGCAGCCTTTGACGATAAAGGTGTTCAATGTAGTCTTTTAATTTAGCACAATCACAACTTGGCGTGGGAACTAACGCATCATACTCCGACTATATTTCCTTCAGTCTCGTGAAATATGAATCAACAGAATTAGTTCCTTGAGAAATCGTTGCAATTTCTATGCAATTGAAAAATTCAAACTCGATTGACCTTATCAAATCTCTCCTTCAGGTCTTCCCAAACTAGGTGTGCATCTGATGCATAAGCTATTCCACTGACGAGGTTTGTTGATACAGTATTCATGATCCATGAGAGCACAATCGCATTGCATGTCTCCCATTCCTCATGTAATTCCTTCTTAAAGGTCTCCTTCTTACATGTACCAGTTACAAACCCTAGCTTTCGCTTAGCTTCAAGAGCAATTCGCATCGTCCTACGCCATAATCCATAGTTCTCAAACTCGGTAAGTTGAATTGGAATGAAAACTGAGCTTGGTGTATGAGAAGGGTGCAGAAACAGAGGATGAGTGAGGTCAATTTTCTCATCTGCCATTATTGAACTTGAGCGAGAATTTGTATCATACAAACACGAAAATACTCAACTAAGAGACAACTAGTATcgactgctctgataccatatgagTTGAGCTGATCTCAGTTACAGGTCGTTCTCCATTAATGGAGGCCTAAACGAGTAAGTTGAGTTTGAGAGGAGAAGATGAACATCAGAGAGAGAATGGTaagtaaagaactttctagtatATTGAAAAGTTAGTACAAAATCTGATATACATCACATATATacatcacacacacacacacacacacacacacatatatatatatacaatcacCCTACTAACTTAATCCTCAATTAACTAATGCTAACTACTCTAACTAATTGGTGACAACTGGCTAACTAACTGTCCACTAACTTGTCCAGCTGTCATACTCCCTCAGATTCTCACAATCCCAATATAATTAACGATTGTCAATTTCTTTGATAACATGATATTttcaaatacttttttttttaatttcaatttAACTCCAAAACCTTCTTTTTCTTCAAATCTCAACCAAATCACATATGTTGCCCGTAGAAATTCGTTGATGCATTTATATACGTAATAGTGCTTTATCAGATGAATCTTTTTAAATATGTGGCAAGCCACATTAGAAAAAGTTACTTTGTATCGAAGAAATCTCTTTTCTCTTTGTGAACAAATTATTTTTATTCAAAAATTATAAATAGTAAAATTTAGAAAGAAATAAACTAATGAGAATCAAGAATGGGGAAAATTGAGGAACCAACATAGCGAGCTAGTAAATAGATTAAAAGGGAATTATAAATCGCAATCGTCTATTGCGACTTATAAAACATTTAAGTATACCGTTGTCAACCTATAAATCGCAGTTAGCAACAGCGACTTATGAATGTGACTTATCGCCCGCTTTGTTAAATAACGGCAACAACAGAAGAATGGCAGCAAGAAAGCGAAACCCTCGAGAGAGAGAGAAAACAAATGGCGACATTGACATGCTACTGCTCTTATTCTTCAACGCCAGTACCAAAATCTTCCCTTTCCTCGTCGTTCCCTAAAATCCCCAATCCCCAACTTTTTACTAaatattcttcttctttcctATCTATTTCCTCAAACCAAAAGTGGACGCACCGAGCTTCCAttgctcttcaatgttcaaactTCAACACAACCTCCTCATTTACACTTTCAGAATCAGAATTAGAAACTGAAACTGAGACTGAAactgaaggagaagaagaagaagaaggagatgatGGAATTACATCATTAGCCAAGAAGCCACCAGTGAAGAGGAAGAGGAGAAGGTACAGAAAGCAATACCCAGGTGAGAAAAAGGGTATTACTGAAGAAATGAGGTTTGTTGCTATGAAACTTCGTAACTTCAAGGCCAAAGACAGTTCATCCGAGAGTGAGAATGGGTATGAATCAGCTTCCTCAGAAGaggataataataatataggtGGCGATGGGGGTAGTGAGGAGACTTGGAAGCCAAGTATAGAAGGGTTTCTCAAGTATCTTGTTGATAGCAAGCTTGTTTTTACTACTATTGAGCGCATTGTTGATGACTCCAGTGATGTTTCTTGTAAGTGCTATTATTTCTTTGTTCATTATGTTACATTCACCAAAAAGCCTTCAACTTTCAGCTCCAGTTATTTGGTCTAGTGGTAAGGGCGCGACACATTATGTGTGGGTTAGGCACATGTCACATGTTACAAAAGCctagtatttaagtggagaaggataGAGGTGGGTCCATTATCCACCAAGTTACAACCTGTGTGCTGATGAAAAAAGTCTTGAACTTTCAATTTATTCCCTCCCCTGCCCTAAAATAAGACCAAGAAAGATTAACTAAATGCTTAGTTTGTGTTGTATTGAGGGGGAGCCTTGGTGTAACTAGTAAATTTGCTGTCATGTGACCAGCCACCCCCTCCTGGCAAAGAAAGAAAGGCAGGTTCAGGCGATTGATCAAAAAAAGATTTCCTTCCCTTTCTTGTTGACAGAGCAATTGAATGAAGCGGTGCGGGCCTATAAGATTATGAATAAGCTATTTATTATCCATCCTTTTGAATAAAAAAACCTTCGGAATGATGGTAGTAGAGTAGGGGGTGTAACTGGTAAATTTGCTGggggtcacgggttcgagctgtggaaacagcctcttgcagaaatgcagggtaagactgcgtacaatagacccttatggtccggcccttccccgaaccccgcgcatagcgggagcttagtgcaccgggctgcctttATTTAGTTTGTGTTGTATTGTTTTTTTTAGGTTCTTTGCACTATGTACAAACTTGTTTAGAATTGTTGGTTCTCATTTTCATgatagaagaaaaaagaaacagtgTAATATGTTTGGGGGGGCTGAATTTATTTgtgtaaaggaaaaaaaaagataatactGTTGAAGCTATTAGAGGACATATTGCTTGTTGGATTTCAAATGATGCTATACTATTTTGCTGTTTAACCTAGATGCCTACTTCAGAAGGACTGGATTGGAGCGAGCAGAATGTATATCGAAAGACCTAGATTGGTTTAGCCAACATGGCTATGAGATTCCTGAACCGAGCAATCCTGGAGTCAGTTACGCCAGTTATCTGGAGGAACTGGCAGAAAAGACTCCTCCTTTATTTCTCAGCCACTTCTACAACATATATTTCTCGCACATAGCAGGAGGTCAAGTCATAGGCAAAAAGGTACAACTTCCTTGTGTTAGTCATTATCCCCTGAGTGTTTTTGTGGAGTTTTCATTTGTCTGGAAATGGCGAAATGAAGTAAATTAAGCTTGGTCTTCAAATGTCTTTCTTCATATATTCTCTTTGTGAAAAATCTCCAGTTAAGGGTTTAATTACATATTGAACTCATTTCTGAGCTGAAAATTTTTCCTCTGTCGTGAGCTTTATTTTATTGTCAAATCATGTTGCCTCGTGTTGAGATTCTTTAGATAACATATGTTCCCATTgtttttttgatgaagtaatgTATTGTATTAAAGGCATCAAGAGGATGCAAAAGATTACAATAGAGAGCTTGGTTAACTCGTTAGGACAAAAAAACTATTCTAGAGCCTTAAGTTAACCAAGGGCAAAATCAGTGGTTACTAAACCATTGAGAGAGAGCTAATGAAGTCTAAGAGGGGGATGATATCATTTATAGGGGAGAGATTACTCCAACTAAAAAGATTAATTGAACATTTAGACTTCAAGTGTTCGTTGGAAGTTGAAATGCCATCAAAACATCTACGATTCCTCTCTGTCCATAGACACAAAAAAATACAGAATGGGATCATTTGCCAGATCTTTTTGATGGATCTATCAACTTCCCATAGGCTCCAGCTAAGAACTGCGTCCCTCATGTTCTGTGGCACTGCCCAGTTGATGCCAAAAAGTGCTAAGAACATGTTCCAAAGGTCTGATGCCACAACACAGTGTAGAAACAAATGATTAACCGGCTCAGAGTTGAGCTTGCACATGTAGCACCTATTTGCCAACTGAAAATTCCTTCTGCTAAGGTTGTCCTGGGTCAAAATAGCTTCATAGAGGGCTGTCCAGGAGAAACACTTGACTTTTGTGGGCAGTCTTGTCTTCCAAATCAGCTTCCATGGCCAAAGCTCAATCATGTCATTAGATCACTTAGTTTGCTATAACCGGCCTTTACAGTGTAGTTACCTCTTACAGAGTTACCCCACCTTAAGCTGTCTGGGACTTGAGAGTCCCCTTTGGCTTCTTCAAGAGTTCTGTAAAGATCAAGTAGCTGGTTTAGTTCCCAATCCTGCATATTTCTTCTGAAGTGAAGATCCCAGGTGTTCCCTGCTCTATTTTTTGGCTATAGAAGAGTTGGTGTCTGAAGCAATCTGGTATAGGTCGGGATGAGAGTCTTTTAAAGCTTGGTTGTTGAGCCATCTATCCTTCCAGAATTTAATGTTGTTGTCATTCCCAGCCTTATAGGACACTTCTTGAAAGAATGCTTCTTGTAGGTTGTTGATATGCTTCCACGGGCCAACTCCATGTGGTGCTCTATTTTGCTTGGTGCACCACTTGTTTTGCACCCCATATTTTGCATTAACTACCTCTTTTCATATGCTTGTTGATTCTTGAGCATATCTCCACCACCACTTCATGAGCAGACTCTTGTTATGCTTGGCCAAATCTCTGATTCCCAGACCACCTTGATTTTTTGGCATGATCACTTTTGGCCACTTCACTAGATGGAATTTGTGGCCTTCACTATTTCCTTTCCATAGGAATGATCTCCTAATTTTGTCCAATTGCTTCTGCACCTTGTTTGGCATGGGGAAAAGGGACATAATGTAGGTGGGGATACTATCTATAACACTGCTGATTAGAGTCAGTCGACCACCCATAGAAAGATACTGCATTTTCCATGTTGCCAATTTTTTCTCCACTCTCAATTACTCCATTCCATATCTCTGTTGCCTTGTACTTAGCTCCTAGAGGGAGGCCTAAGTAGGTTGTGGGAAGGGAGCCAATACTGCAGCCCATTAGATTAGCCAGCTC comes from the Nicotiana sylvestris chromosome 4, ASM39365v2, whole genome shotgun sequence genome and includes:
- the LOC138890445 gene encoding uncharacterized protein, coding for MADEKIDLTHPLFLHPSHTPSSVFIPIQLTEFENYGLWRRTMRIALEAKRKLGFVTGTCKKETFKKELHEEWETCNAIVLSWIMNTVSTNLVSGIAYASDAHLVWEDLKERFDKVNRV
- the LOC104229357 gene encoding probable inactive heme oxygenase 2, chloroplastic, with protein sequence MATLTCYCSYSSTPVPKSSLSSSFPKIPNPQLFTKYSSSFLSISSNQKWTHRASIALQCSNFNTTSSFTLSESELETETETETEGEEEEEGDDGITSLAKKPPVKRKRRRYRKQYPGEKKGITEEMRFVAMKLRNFKAKDSSSESENGYESASSEEDNNNIGGDGGSEETWKPSIEGFLKYLVDSKLVFTTIERIVDDSSDVSYAYFRRTGLERAECISKDLDWFSQHGYEIPEPSNPGVSYASYLEELAEKTPPLFLSHFYNIYFSHIAGGQVIGKKAFEKLLEEKELEFHKWEGDAEELLRGVREKFNMLAKHWSRDDKNKCLREVTKAFRFMGQIVRLIIL